In Arthrobacter sp. B3I9, the following are encoded in one genomic region:
- a CDS encoding rhodanese-like domain-containing protein, giving the protein MSYAGDLSPQEAWAKLEAGAVLVDVRTQSEWTYVGVPDTASANDRHNDPLFIQWNLAGGIPNSKFVEQLKEQAPNAAGTEYLFLCRSGVRSVAAARAASEAGFVAYNVLEGFEGVPDQYGERSVNGWKNRGLPTRLGKI; this is encoded by the coding sequence ATGAGCTACGCCGGAGACCTCAGCCCACAGGAGGCCTGGGCAAAGCTCGAGGCCGGGGCCGTCCTCGTCGATGTCCGCACGCAGTCCGAGTGGACCTATGTCGGCGTCCCTGACACCGCGTCCGCAAACGACCGGCACAACGATCCGCTGTTCATACAGTGGAACCTGGCGGGGGGCATCCCCAACTCGAAGTTCGTGGAGCAGCTGAAAGAACAGGCCCCCAATGCTGCCGGGACGGAATACCTGTTCCTGTGCCGTTCCGGCGTCCGCTCCGTCGCCGCCGCCCGCGCCGCGTCGGAGGCCGGCTTCGTCGCCTACAACGTCCTGGAGGGCTTCGAGGGCGTACCGGACCAATATGGTGAACGGAGCGTCAACGGCTGGAAGAACCGCGGCCTTCCCACCAGGCTTGGAAAGATCTAA
- a CDS encoding DUF1737 domain-containing protein yields MAYRLFTGPDDRSFCERVSAALAEGYVLHGSPSATFNGSTVIVAQAVVLPAAIARAGAAVADAVEGLEIDGFGYEETTEGLS; encoded by the coding sequence CTGGCCTACCGCCTCTTCACCGGTCCCGACGACCGCTCCTTCTGCGAGCGCGTTTCCGCGGCGCTGGCAGAGGGTTACGTTTTGCACGGCAGCCCGTCGGCGACGTTCAACGGCAGCACAGTGATCGTGGCACAGGCCGTTGTGTTGCCCGCCGCCATTGCGAGGGCCGGCGCCGCCGTCGCGGACGCTGTGGAAGGCCTGGAAATAGACGGTTTCGGCTACGAAGAGACAACCGAGGGACTCTCATGA
- a CDS encoding ATP-grasp domain-containing protein, whose product MKPRVLITGAGSPAGRALAAQLRSRDIPFLGADSRELPAGACFDAVRVPSATDPEMVPVLRRLVVREGINLLIPTSSEELIHLSAARAGFGGDVRVIVADPGPVALASDRLFTAWQLRSAGVPVPRFGVPGDYPDADAAMDAMDGPLVVRPRLPRNGNPAIVIDGNDQVDWSALPDGQIVQEYIPGAEYVLMAFGTPAHNGTAPFVIVADRTATADGLAGTQEARRAVAGQGIDVGNLAMAAVRSLGLTGPVELHVRRRSDGTPVVLDVNARFGASSGAAPELLDAVLASFNLPSFNPASFRQPSRAFAHAVV is encoded by the coding sequence GTGAAACCCCGCGTCCTGATCACCGGCGCCGGCAGCCCTGCCGGCCGTGCACTCGCAGCGCAGTTGAGGTCCCGAGACATACCTTTCCTGGGAGCCGATAGCCGTGAACTGCCAGCTGGCGCCTGCTTCGACGCGGTGCGGGTGCCCTCCGCGACCGACCCCGAAATGGTTCCAGTGCTGCGGCGCCTCGTGGTCCGCGAGGGCATCAATCTCCTCATTCCGACCTCCAGCGAGGAACTGATTCACCTCTCGGCAGCCCGGGCCGGATTCGGCGGTGACGTCCGCGTCATCGTTGCAGACCCCGGTCCTGTGGCCTTGGCCAGCGACAGGCTCTTCACCGCATGGCAACTCCGCTCAGCGGGCGTCCCGGTCCCGCGCTTCGGCGTTCCCGGGGATTATCCCGACGCCGACGCGGCCATGGACGCGATGGACGGCCCCTTGGTCGTCCGGCCGCGGCTTCCGCGCAACGGAAACCCTGCGATCGTCATCGACGGAAACGACCAAGTCGACTGGTCTGCGCTACCCGACGGGCAGATCGTCCAAGAATACATTCCCGGCGCAGAATATGTTCTCATGGCCTTCGGTACTCCCGCCCACAACGGCACCGCGCCTTTCGTGATCGTGGCTGATCGGACCGCTACGGCAGATGGACTGGCCGGAACCCAGGAGGCCCGCCGGGCGGTTGCCGGGCAGGGGATCGACGTCGGCAACCTTGCGATGGCCGCCGTCCGTTCGCTGGGCCTGACGGGCCCGGTTGAGCTCCACGTTCGACGGCGGTCCGACGGGACGCCGGTGGTGCTGGATGTGAACGCCCGCTTCGGGGCCAGCAGCGGGGCCGCACCCGAACTGCTCGACGCCGTCCTGGCCTCCTTCAACCTTCCGTCCTTCAATCCGGCGTCGTTCCGCCAGCCATCCCGAGCCTTTGCCCATGCGGTGGTTTAG
- a CDS encoding glycosyltransferase family 2 protein translates to MRWFSAAEPDIQLLLLLIAGVPAIATMFLQLLVVPLAVGFEVRAASRRRREVPTLWDTWPTVSVIVVAHNASATIENCIRSIGLTRYARYELVLVDDGSTDNTGETMASAAAADLRIKVLRQPHQGRAAALNLGVRHATGDVVMVVGADTVLSRWTVDHMLQGFEDPRTGAVCGEGRPARWQQGGLLATISRQGAALTRRALTGLLGLPFPPCGIEAVTSKILSELGPFQDAAAGAELELLWGVHKAGYRIAFEPLARVHTASPSTLPALWRQRSHRARGLLRAVVAPRGRTGTSWQGVVLRTERLAPFFPVYSVFTALSMLAGVLRHVCGLVERRRQPGRAGAGATDRHDDARRELQDAWA, encoded by the coding sequence ATGCGGTGGTTTAGCGCAGCCGAACCGGACATCCAGCTCCTTCTGCTACTCATTGCCGGCGTTCCGGCCATCGCGACGATGTTCCTCCAGCTCCTCGTGGTGCCGCTTGCAGTGGGGTTCGAGGTCCGGGCGGCAAGCCGCCGGCGGCGTGAAGTCCCAACGCTCTGGGACACCTGGCCCACCGTGTCGGTCATCGTCGTGGCACACAACGCATCCGCCACTATCGAGAACTGCATCCGGTCCATAGGGCTGACCCGCTATGCCCGGTACGAGCTGGTCTTGGTCGATGACGGCTCCACGGACAACACCGGCGAAACAATGGCCTCCGCCGCCGCGGCCGATCTCCGGATCAAGGTTCTGCGGCAACCCCATCAGGGACGGGCCGCCGCCCTGAATCTGGGTGTACGCCATGCCACCGGCGACGTCGTGATGGTCGTCGGCGCGGATACTGTCCTCTCCCGGTGGACCGTGGATCACATGCTGCAGGGCTTTGAGGATCCCCGTACAGGAGCCGTGTGCGGGGAGGGGCGGCCGGCCCGCTGGCAACAGGGCGGGCTCCTGGCGACGATCAGCCGTCAGGGTGCGGCCCTGACGCGGCGTGCGCTGACCGGCCTTTTGGGTCTTCCATTCCCTCCCTGCGGTATCGAAGCGGTCACAAGCAAGATCCTCTCGGAGCTCGGGCCGTTTCAGGACGCCGCGGCCGGCGCGGAGTTGGAGCTGCTCTGGGGCGTGCATAAGGCGGGCTATCGGATCGCCTTTGAGCCGCTGGCCCGGGTGCACACCGCGTCTCCGTCGACGCTGCCTGCCCTCTGGCGGCAGCGCTCGCACCGGGCGCGCGGCCTCCTGCGGGCGGTCGTGGCCCCCCGCGGACGGACCGGCACGTCCTGGCAGGGCGTGGTCCTGCGCACCGAGCGGCTGGCTCCGTTCTTCCCGGTCTATTCGGTGTTCACGGCGCTGAGCATGCTGGCGGGCGTTCTCAGGCATGTCTGCGGACTGGTGGAGCGCCGGCGCCAGCCAGGAAGGGCGGGCGCCGGCGCAACCGACCGCCACGACGACGCCCGGCGCGAACTCCAGGACGCCTGGGCCTGA